One region of Phaeobacter inhibens DSM 16374 genomic DNA includes:
- the zwf gene encoding glucose-6-phosphate dehydrogenase has protein sequence MVSRVIPVQSFDLVLFGATGDLARRKILPSLFHRFQIGQFADDCRIIGTSRSEMDRHGFQEMVADAIRTYGQPGETSDDEIAAFVDLLHYTAVDARGDNGWQALGGLLRDDAIRAFYLSVGPSLFPDIAGRLRSTRIATPDSRIVLEKPFGHDLASAQALNAALRANFEEHQIYRIDHYLGKETVQNLMALRFANSLFEPLWNSSHIDHVQITVAESIGVKGRGEYYDKSGAMRDMVQNHLMQLLCLTAMEPPARFTPNAVRDEKVKVIEALNPVAPDQIARGQYRGPEGEAYRDHAGNPASTTESFIAMKVEVANWRWAGTPFYLRTGKCLRARESEIAVFFRDPPHNIFAEDTGTGGIKGNVLVIRLQPDEGITLRTTIKDPGPGGMRLTGANLDMTFADSLPEAGRPQDAYERLIMDVIRGNQTLFMRGDEVEAAWAWADPIIAGWADNSNDTPQPYDPGSSGPEDALLLMHRDNRRWRGIGS, from the coding sequence ATGGTTTCCCGCGTCATTCCCGTCCAGTCCTTTGACCTCGTGCTGTTTGGCGCGACCGGTGACCTTGCCCGTCGCAAGATCCTGCCCAGCCTGTTTCACCGCTTCCAGATCGGCCAGTTCGCCGACGATTGCCGCATTATCGGCACCTCGCGCAGCGAGATGGATCGCCACGGGTTTCAGGAGATGGTCGCCGACGCCATTCGCACCTATGGCCAGCCGGGCGAGACCAGCGACGACGAAATCGCCGCTTTTGTGGATCTGTTGCACTATACCGCCGTGGACGCGCGCGGCGACAACGGTTGGCAGGCGCTTGGCGGTCTGCTGCGCGACGATGCCATCCGCGCCTTCTATCTCTCGGTCGGGCCCAGCCTGTTCCCCGATATCGCGGGTCGCCTGCGCTCCACCAGGATCGCCACCCCCGACAGCCGTATCGTTCTGGAAAAACCCTTCGGCCATGATCTGGCCTCGGCCCAGGCGCTGAACGCCGCCCTGCGCGCCAATTTCGAAGAGCACCAGATCTACCGGATCGACCATTATCTGGGCAAAGAGACCGTCCAGAACCTGATGGCCCTGCGCTTTGCCAATTCGCTGTTTGAACCCCTGTGGAATTCCTCCCACATCGACCACGTGCAGATCACCGTCGCCGAAAGCATCGGCGTCAAGGGGCGCGGCGAATATTACGACAAATCCGGCGCCATGCGCGATATGGTCCAGAACCATCTGATGCAGCTACTGTGCCTCACCGCAATGGAACCCCCCGCCCGCTTCACCCCCAACGCCGTGCGCGACGAAAAGGTGAAGGTGATCGAGGCGCTGAACCCCGTCGCGCCGGATCAGATCGCCCGTGGCCAGTATCGCGGCCCGGAGGGGGAGGCCTACCGCGACCATGCAGGCAACCCCGCCAGCACCACCGAAAGCTTCATCGCGATGAAGGTGGAGGTTGCCAACTGGCGATGGGCCGGCACGCCGTTCTATCTGCGCACCGGCAAATGCCTGCGCGCCCGCGAATCCGAAATCGCCGTCTTCTTCCGCGACCCGCCGCATAACATCTTTGCCGAGGACACCGGCACCGGCGGCATCAAGGGCAATGTGCTGGTGATCCGCCTGCAACCGGACGAAGGCATCACCCTGCGCACCACCATCAAGGACCCCGGTCCCGGTGGCATGCGCCTGACCGGTGCCAATCTCGACATGACCTTCGCCGACAGCCTGCCAGAGGCTGGCCGACCGCAGGACGCCTACGAACGGCTGATCATGGATGTGATCCGCGGCAACCAGACCCTGTTCATGCGCGGCGATGAGGTCGAGGCCGCCTGGGCCTGGGCCGACCCGATCATCGCGGGCTGGGCTGACAACAGCAATGACACGCCGCAACCCTATGATCCCGGCAGCTCCGGACCAGAGGATGCGCTGCTGCTGATGCACCGCGACAATCGCCGTTGGCGCGGCATTGGCTCCTGA
- a CDS encoding Gfo/Idh/MocA family protein, producing the protein MTRVLIAGLGNMGFSHALAHHYDETAHIVGLVNRTGAPAQAPLQDYPVYSDFHHALVQTKPDLVVIATYSDSHAPYAIAAMEAGADVFVEKPLATTVADARAVTDAARHLGRKLMVGYILRHHPSWQRLIAEARDLGPPYVFRMNLNQQSDGPTWDTHKALMQTTSPIVDCGVHYVDVMCQITDATPQRVHGIGLRLSDEIAENMYNYGQFQVSFSDGSVGWYEAGWGPMMSETAYFVKDVVSPNGSVSITETDKSGSDDVDSHTAVGSLIVHHSTQGTPDRRIDLPAEPDHNALCAAEQAHMLRVIADDLNMDRHMQDAVASLAICLAADQSIRSGAPVDLTSDLTEAEATAPASPSLTPKT; encoded by the coding sequence ATGACCCGCGTTCTGATTGCAGGCCTCGGTAATATGGGGTTTTCCCACGCTCTGGCACACCATTACGACGAAACCGCGCACATTGTCGGCCTCGTCAACCGCACTGGCGCGCCTGCACAGGCCCCCTTGCAGGACTATCCGGTCTATAGCGATTTCCATCACGCGTTGGTGCAGACCAAACCCGATCTGGTGGTCATCGCCACCTACTCCGACAGCCACGCGCCCTACGCCATCGCCGCGATGGAGGCCGGTGCGGATGTTTTTGTTGAAAAGCCGCTGGCCACCACGGTTGCCGATGCCCGCGCCGTAACCGATGCCGCCCGCCATCTGGGGCGCAAGCTGATGGTGGGCTATATCCTGCGCCATCACCCCAGCTGGCAGCGTCTCATCGCCGAGGCCCGCGATCTCGGCCCGCCTTATGTGTTCCGCATGAACCTCAACCAGCAGTCTGACGGTCCCACATGGGACACCCATAAGGCGCTGATGCAGACCACCTCTCCGATCGTGGATTGCGGTGTGCATTACGTCGATGTGATGTGCCAGATCACCGATGCCACGCCACAGCGCGTCCATGGCATCGGCCTGCGCCTGTCGGATGAGATCGCCGAGAATATGTATAACTACGGCCAGTTTCAGGTGAGTTTCTCCGACGGCTCCGTTGGCTGGTACGAGGCCGGCTGGGGACCGATGATGTCCGAAACCGCCTATTTTGTAAAAGACGTGGTATCCCCGAATGGTTCCGTCTCGATCACCGAAACAGACAAGAGCGGCTCGGACGATGTGGACAGCCATACCGCCGTCGGCAGCCTGATCGTACATCACAGCACGCAAGGCACCCCGGACCGACGCATCGACCTGCCCGCAGAGCCCGATCACAATGCCCTCTGCGCCGCTGAACAGGCCCATATGCTGCGCGTCATTGCCGACGACCTAAACATGGATCGGCATATGCAGGACGCCGTTGCCTCGCTGGCGATCTGTCTGGCCGCCGACCAGAGCATCCGCAGCGGCGCGCCTGTCGATCTGACATCTGACCTGACAGAGGCCGAGGCCACAGCGCCCGCCTCACCATCTCTGACCCCGAAGACCTGA
- the pgi gene encoding glucose-6-phosphate isomerase: MTQTQTQTWQLLAQHRAQTADVSLLSRFDAPDRFQAFSAETDGLLLDYSKTALDTTALSLLERITAEAGLADRISQMFRGDKINTTEDRAVLHTALRAQTDEPIKVDGDDVLPAIRQTLQQMESFAEALRDGSIRSSTGAKFTDVINIGIGGSDLGPAMATLALAPYHDGPRCHFVSNVDGAHIADTLKGLDPQTTLVIIASKTFTTIETMTNARTALGWLRATLGDGTSAHLAAVSTARDKTSAFGIAPERVFGFADWVGGRYSLWGPVGLPIMIAIGAENFRQFLSGAAAMDRHFRTAPFRENLPVMLAMTGVWHHNICGYDSRAILPYDQRLARFPAYLQQLDMESNGKSVALDGSPLPHDSGPIVWGEPGTNGQHAFYQLLHQGTRVVPAEFLIAAEAHEGDLTDHHQLLVSNCLAQSEALMLGRAHKEARAIAAKRGFTGDALEQMAGHLSFAGNRPSVTLAYPKLTPFVLGQLIALYEHRVFVEGVVWGLNSFDQWGVELGKELAVSLLPLVDGSAPAEAYEAKDGSTRGLLSKLTHPHP; the protein is encoded by the coding sequence ATGACGCAGACCCAGACGCAAACCTGGCAACTTCTGGCACAGCATCGCGCGCAGACTGCCGATGTGTCTCTTCTGTCCCGCTTTGACGCCCCGGATCGCTTTCAGGCCTTCTCGGCAGAAACCGACGGTCTGCTGTTGGACTATTCCAAAACCGCGCTCGACACCACCGCCCTCTCGCTTCTGGAGCGGATCACGGCCGAGGCCGGACTGGCGGATCGCATCAGCCAGATGTTCCGTGGCGACAAGATCAACACGACCGAAGACCGCGCCGTGCTGCACACTGCCCTGCGGGCACAGACCGATGAACCGATCAAAGTCGATGGTGACGATGTCTTGCCCGCCATCCGCCAGACCTTGCAACAGATGGAGAGCTTTGCCGAGGCGCTGCGCGATGGCAGCATCCGTTCCAGCACCGGCGCAAAATTCACCGATGTGATCAATATCGGCATTGGTGGCTCCGACCTTGGCCCCGCCATGGCCACGCTGGCGCTGGCGCCCTACCATGATGGCCCCCGCTGCCATTTTGTGTCCAACGTGGATGGCGCCCATATTGCCGACACGCTGAAGGGGCTGGATCCGCAGACCACATTGGTGATCATCGCCTCCAAGACCTTCACCACCATCGAGACCATGACCAATGCCCGCACCGCATTGGGCTGGCTGCGTGCCACACTGGGGGATGGCACCTCTGCGCATCTGGCCGCCGTTTCGACCGCGCGAGACAAAACCTCAGCCTTTGGCATTGCCCCCGAACGGGTCTTTGGCTTTGCCGATTGGGTGGGGGGGCGCTATTCGCTCTGGGGGCCGGTGGGTCTGCCGATCATGATCGCCATCGGGGCCGAGAATTTCCGCCAGTTCCTGTCCGGCGCCGCTGCGATGGACCGCCATTTCCGCACCGCGCCGTTTCGCGAAAACCTGCCAGTGATGCTTGCCATGACTGGCGTCTGGCACCACAATATCTGCGGCTACGACAGCCGCGCTATTCTGCCCTATGACCAGCGTCTGGCCCGTTTCCCGGCCTATCTCCAGCAGCTGGATATGGAAAGCAACGGCAAGAGCGTCGCACTGGATGGCAGCCCCCTACCGCACGACTCTGGCCCTATCGTCTGGGGCGAGCCCGGCACCAACGGCCAGCACGCCTTCTACCAGTTGCTGCATCAGGGCACCCGCGTGGTGCCTGCCGAATTCCTGATCGCCGCTGAGGCACATGAGGGGGATCTGACCGATCACCACCAGCTGCTGGTCTCCAACTGCCTCGCCCAATCCGAAGCCCTGATGCTGGGCCGTGCTCACAAGGAGGCCCGCGCCATCGCCGCCAAACGTGGCTTTACCGGCGATGCGCTGGAACAGATGGCAGGCCATCTCTCCTTCGCCGGCAATCGCCCCTCCGTCACCCTCGCCTATCCGAAACTCACCCCCTTTGTGCTGGGTCAGCTCATCGCGCTCTATGAACACCGTGTGTTTGTCGAAGGTGTGGTCTGGGGGTTGAACTCCTTTGACCAATGGGGGGTTGAACTGGGCAAGGAACTGGCCGTCAGCCTGTTGCCGCTGGTCGACGGCTCCGCCCCGGCTGAGGCTTACGAGGCCAAAGACGGCTCCACCCGGGGCCTGCTGTCGAAACTCACCCATCCGCACCCCTAG
- a CDS encoding carbohydrate ABC transporter permease: MQNTPHKPRRRWHIAVFLAPAVLVYTAIMIFPLFNTLRLALYSESDQIRQFVGLANFETLFGNPNWSEQFWNALGNNFWFFFVHMLVQNPIGVALAAILSHPRLRFAALYRTAIFVPTILSFVIVGFAWKLILSPIWGITPDLLDAIGLKWLFAPWLGKEDYALTTLALISVWQFVGIPMMLIYAALLSIPEEVIEAGEVDGITGMSAFWKIKLPLILPSIGIISILTFVGNFNAFDLIYTTQGALAGPDFSTDILGTFMYRTFFGFQLQLGDPHMGSAIATAMFAIILIGVCIYLFGIQTRLRRYQF, encoded by the coding sequence ATGCAAAACACCCCTCATAAACCGCGCAGACGTTGGCATATCGCCGTTTTTCTGGCGCCCGCTGTGCTGGTCTATACGGCCATCATGATTTTCCCGCTGTTCAATACCCTGCGGCTCGCGCTCTACAGCGAAAGCGACCAGATCCGCCAATTTGTGGGCCTTGCGAATTTCGAGACCCTGTTTGGCAACCCCAATTGGTCGGAACAGTTCTGGAATGCGCTTGGCAACAACTTCTGGTTCTTCTTTGTTCATATGCTAGTGCAGAACCCTATCGGGGTGGCTCTGGCGGCAATCCTCAGCCATCCCCGGCTCCGGTTTGCAGCACTCTATCGCACCGCCATCTTTGTGCCGACCATCCTCAGCTTTGTCATCGTCGGCTTCGCCTGGAAGCTGATCCTCTCGCCGATCTGGGGCATCACCCCCGATCTCTTGGACGCCATCGGCCTGAAGTGGCTGTTTGCGCCCTGGCTGGGCAAAGAAGACTACGCGCTGACCACGCTGGCGCTGATCTCTGTCTGGCAATTTGTCGGCATCCCGATGATGCTGATCTACGCAGCCCTGCTGTCGATCCCGGAAGAGGTGATCGAGGCGGGTGAGGTTGATGGTATCACCGGCATGTCCGCCTTCTGGAAAATCAAACTGCCACTGATCCTGCCGTCCATCGGGATCATCTCAATCCTGACATTTGTGGGCAACTTCAATGCGTTCGACCTGATCTACACCACCCAAGGCGCGCTCGCCGGGCCGGATTTCTCCACCGATATCCTTGGCACATTTATGTATCGCACCTTCTTCGGCTTTCAGCTCCAACTGGGCGATCCGCATATGGGGTCCGCCATTGCCACCGCCATGTTCGCGATCATCCTGATCGGTGTCTGCATCTATCTCTTCGGCATCCAGACCCGTCTGCGCCGCTACCAGTTCTGA
- a CDS encoding carbohydrate ABC transporter permease yields the protein MHKSRSNPFNSILAHGALITYTLIALFPVFVILVNSFKTRKAIFRDPLALPTSDTFSLVGYQTVLKQGDFFLYFQNSMIVTVVSLALVLLFGAMAAFALAEYRFKGNMLLGLYLALGIMIPIRIGTVAILELMVDTGLVNTLTALILVYTAQGLPLAVFILSEFMKQVSDDLKNAGRIDGLSEYTIFFRLVLPLVRPAMATVAVFNMIPIWNDLWFPLILAPAEETKTLTLGSQVFIGQFVTDWNAVLSALSMAILPVMVLYVIFSRQLIRGITSGAVK from the coding sequence ATGCATAAATCCCGTTCAAACCCGTTCAACAGCATCCTCGCCCATGGCGCGCTGATCACCTACACGCTGATCGCCCTGTTTCCGGTGTTTGTGATCTTGGTGAACAGCTTCAAAACCCGCAAAGCGATCTTTCGTGATCCGCTCGCGCTGCCCACGTCCGACACATTCTCGCTGGTCGGCTATCAGACCGTCCTGAAGCAGGGGGATTTCTTTCTTTACTTCCAGAACTCAATGATTGTCACCGTAGTCTCCCTCGCACTGGTGCTGCTGTTTGGCGCCATGGCCGCCTTTGCCCTCGCGGAATACCGGTTCAAGGGCAATATGCTGCTCGGCCTGTACCTCGCGCTTGGCATCATGATCCCGATCCGCATCGGCACCGTCGCCATTCTGGAGCTGATGGTGGACACCGGGCTGGTCAATACGCTGACAGCACTGATCCTTGTCTATACCGCACAGGGTCTGCCGCTGGCCGTGTTTATCCTGTCGGAGTTCATGAAACAGGTGAGCGACGATCTGAAAAACGCCGGCCGCATCGACGGGTTGTCGGAATACACCATCTTCTTCCGGCTGGTCCTGCCGCTGGTGCGTCCAGCCATGGCGACGGTCGCGGTTTTCAACATGATCCCGATCTGGAACGACCTCTGGTTCCCGCTGATCCTGGCCCCGGCCGAGGAAACCAAGACGCTAACGCTCGGCAGCCAAGTCTTCATCGGCCAATTCGTGACCGACTGGAACGCGGTGCTCTCGGCGCTGTCCATGGCGATCCTGCCGGTGATGGTGCTCTATGTGATTTTCTCACGCCAGCTCATTCGCGGCATCACCTCCGGGGCGGTCAAATGA
- a CDS encoding N-acetylmuramic acid 6-phosphate etherase has protein sequence MGSRSDHSPKTGISAQAEAQPTAQTETLHPDAQGLDLRADAEILDTLLTGQLRALEAVADARPAIAAGATLLTNSLHNGGHLHYAAAGSSALMALADGAELPGTFGISADQISIHMAGGIPADGRMPGHTEDDDEAGAKAAATVAANDVVIALSASGSTPFPMGFARTAQAAGAKVIAIANNANTPLLNLADVAICLPTPPEVIAGSTRMGAGTAQKAALNMMSTLAGIRMGHVMDGMMVNLIADNAKLRQRAIRIVSTLTQQDAEAAARALDQTGGAVKPAILLLQGATSPTAADTLLRHYKDNLRAALAQV, from the coding sequence ATGGGATCGAGGAGCGACCACTCGCCCAAGACCGGCATATCTGCACAGGCTGAGGCGCAGCCAACGGCGCAGACAGAGACATTACACCCCGATGCTCAGGGGCTGGATCTGCGTGCCGATGCGGAGATTCTCGACACCCTGCTGACCGGTCAATTGCGTGCACTCGAAGCCGTTGCCGACGCCCGCCCGGCCATCGCAGCCGGTGCGACCCTGCTCACCAACAGCCTGCACAATGGCGGCCATCTGCATTACGCGGCCGCCGGATCTTCTGCCCTGATGGCACTGGCTGACGGTGCGGAACTGCCGGGCACCTTCGGCATCAGCGCCGACCAGATTTCCATTCATATGGCTGGCGGCATCCCCGCCGACGGACGTATGCCCGGCCATACTGAAGATGACGATGAGGCAGGTGCCAAAGCCGCTGCGACTGTTGCCGCAAATGATGTGGTCATCGCCCTTTCCGCCAGCGGCAGCACCCCATTCCCGATGGGCTTTGCCCGGACTGCGCAGGCCGCCGGAGCCAAGGTCATCGCCATTGCCAACAACGCTAACACACCACTTCTGAACCTGGCTGATGTGGCGATCTGCCTGCCCACCCCACCAGAGGTTATCGCAGGATCGACCCGTATGGGGGCCGGCACCGCACAAAAGGCCGCTCTGAATATGATGTCCACCTTGGCCGGTATCCGGATGGGGCATGTGATGGACGGTATGATGGTCAACCTCATTGCCGACAATGCCAAGCTGCGCCAGCGCGCGATCCGCATTGTCAGCACCCTTACCCAGCAGGACGCCGAGGCCGCGGCCCGCGCGCTGGATCAAACCGGCGGTGCGGTGAAACCCGCTATTCTGCTCCTGCAAGGGGCGACCTCGCCGACTGCCGCAGACACATTGCTGCGCCACTACAAGGACAACCTGCGAGCCGCGCTCGCACAGGTGTAA
- a CDS encoding ABC transporter ATP-binding protein, with protein MTALQLTNVCKSFGPVEVLKDINLTVEDGEFVVFVGPSGCGKSTLLRVISGLEDATAGEISIGGQTVTTTPPAKRGIAMVFQSYALYPHLSVRENMALALKQERQPKEEITARVAEASRMLSLENYLDRRPSELSGGQRQRVAIGRAVVREPKLFLFDEPLSNLDAALRMNTRLEIARLHRQLSASMIYVTHDQIEAMTLADKIVVLRDGRIEQVGTPMELYNNPANRFVAEFIGAPAMNFVPAQRLGGNPGQFIGIRPEYARISSDGPLTGEVIHVEKLGGDTNILVDMGQDLTFTARLFGQHDTNVGETLQFDFDPANCLSFDEAGQRI; from the coding sequence ATGACCGCCCTACAGCTTACCAATGTCTGCAAATCCTTCGGCCCGGTCGAGGTGCTGAAAGACATCAACCTCACCGTTGAGGATGGCGAATTCGTGGTCTTTGTCGGCCCGTCGGGATGTGGCAAATCCACCCTTCTGCGGGTCATCTCCGGGCTGGAGGATGCCACCGCAGGCGAAATCAGCATCGGTGGGCAGACCGTCACCACCACGCCTCCCGCCAAACGCGGCATCGCCATGGTGTTTCAATCCTACGCACTTTATCCCCATCTCTCCGTGCGCGAAAACATGGCGCTGGCTCTGAAACAGGAACGTCAGCCCAAGGAGGAAATCACCGCCCGTGTCGCCGAAGCCAGCCGTATGTTGTCGCTGGAGAACTACCTTGACCGCCGCCCCTCGGAACTTTCCGGCGGTCAGCGGCAACGCGTCGCCATTGGCCGCGCCGTGGTGCGCGAACCCAAGCTGTTCCTGTTTGACGAACCGCTCTCCAACCTCGATGCCGCCCTGCGCATGAACACCCGTCTGGAAATCGCCCGCCTCCACCGCCAGCTGTCGGCCAGCATGATCTACGTCACCCATGACCAGATCGAGGCGATGACACTTGCGGATAAAATCGTGGTGCTGCGTGATGGCCGCATTGAACAGGTCGGCACCCCGATGGAGCTCTACAACAATCCTGCCAATCGCTTTGTGGCGGAATTCATCGGCGCGCCTGCGATGAACTTTGTTCCGGCGCAACGCCTTGGTGGCAACCCCGGACAATTCATCGGCATTCGCCCGGAATACGCCCGCATCAGCTCTGATGGCCCACTCACCGGCGAGGTGATTCACGTGGAAAAACTGGGCGGCGACACCAATATCCTGGTCGATATGGGCCAGGATCTCACCTTCACCGCGCGGCTGTTCGGCCAGCATGACACCAATGTCGGTGAGACTCTGCAGTTTGATTTCGACCCCGCCAACTGCCTCAGCTTTGATGAGGCAGGCCAGCGGATCTGA
- a CDS encoding ABC transporter substrate-binding protein produces MTRKLFTLALLGSTMIGGAAAAEDVTLTIESWRNDDLALWQDKIIPAFEAANPGIKLKFTPSAPAEYNAVLNSKLDAGSAGDLITCRPFDASLGLYDKGQLADLSDLDAMGSFSNVAKSAWQTDDGAATFCVPIASVIHGFIYNKDAFAELGVNVPETEDEFFAALEKIKEDGNYVPLAMGTNDQWEAATMGYNNIGPNYWKGEEGRLALIAGEQKLTDDQWVAPYETLSKWGAYMGDGYEAQTYPDSQNIFTLGRAAIYPAGSWEISGFNTQADFAMGAFRPPVKAAGDTCYISDHTDIAVGLNAASPNAEAAKTFLNWVGSAEFASIYANALPGFFSLSNHEVAMEDPLAQEFVSWRGECESTIRSTYQILSRGTPNLENETWGASVAAIKGTKAAADLGADLQEGLASWYEPQK; encoded by the coding sequence ATGACACGGAAACTCTTTACCCTCGCACTGCTCGGCTCGACCATGATCGGCGGCGCCGCAGCTGCTGAAGACGTCACGCTGACCATTGAGAGCTGGCGCAACGATGACCTCGCCCTCTGGCAGGATAAGATCATCCCCGCCTTTGAAGCGGCCAACCCCGGCATCAAGCTGAAATTCACCCCCTCTGCCCCGGCAGAATACAATGCGGTGCTAAACTCCAAACTGGATGCGGGCAGCGCCGGTGACCTGATCACCTGCCGCCCCTTTGATGCCTCGCTTGGCCTTTATGACAAGGGTCAGCTGGCCGATCTCTCCGATCTTGACGCCATGGGCAGCTTCTCCAATGTGGCAAAATCCGCCTGGCAGACCGACGATGGCGCCGCGACTTTCTGCGTGCCGATTGCTTCGGTGATCCACGGCTTCATCTACAACAAAGACGCCTTTGCCGAGCTGGGTGTGAATGTGCCCGAAACCGAAGATGAGTTCTTTGCGGCGCTGGAAAAAATCAAGGAAGACGGCAATTACGTTCCTTTGGCCATGGGCACAAACGACCAGTGGGAAGCGGCCACCATGGGCTATAACAACATCGGCCCAAACTACTGGAAGGGTGAGGAAGGCCGTCTTGCCCTCATCGCAGGTGAGCAGAAACTGACCGACGATCAGTGGGTCGCCCCCTATGAGACCCTGTCGAAATGGGGCGCTTACATGGGCGACGGCTATGAGGCGCAGACCTATCCTGACAGCCAGAACATCTTCACTCTGGGCCGCGCTGCAATCTATCCGGCGGGCAGCTGGGAAATCTCCGGCTTCAACACTCAGGCTGATTTCGCCATGGGCGCCTTCAGACCGCCGGTTAAAGCGGCGGGCGACACCTGCTACATCTCGGACCACACCGATATCGCGGTTGGCCTGAATGCCGCCTCCCCCAATGCCGAAGCTGCCAAAACCTTCCTGAACTGGGTCGGATCGGCGGAATTCGCCAGCATCTACGCAAATGCGCTGCCGGGTTTCTTCTCGCTGTCGAACCATGAGGTCGCGATGGAAGATCCGCTGGCGCAGGAATTCGTGTCCTGGCGTGGCGAATGTGAGAGCACCATCCGCTCCACCTATCAGATCCTGTCGCGCGGCACGCCGAACCTCGAAAACGAAACCTGGGGGGCCTCCGTCGCCGCGATCAAGGGCACCAAGGCAGCCGCTGATCTGGGCGCAGACCTGCAAGAGGGTCTGGCCAGCTGGTACGAGCCGCAGAAATAA
- a CDS encoding BadF/BadG/BcrA/BcrD ATPase family protein, translated as MTDSRFPYLIAVDGGGTSCRFALLKSGATPPQQLVVTGGSANVYTAPDQAVETLSAGLADLQRQSGLTDEVFHQIPVYAGLAGVIDGESAARVAEALPQAHVRVEDDRMPAVVGALGEDTASLIGVGTGSFLGRQVAGQVTLIGGHGTVLGDEASGGWLGRRALQLTLQAAEGIEPMTPLLRSCLRDFSNETAKIVRFAQTARPVAFGAYAPRVAKAAVEGDAAGRRLMAEGAEYLCNGLQALGRRPEEPVYHIGGVAAQYAAYLPADVADYLRGAEGSPLDGALELARRFAREIAQEVV; from the coding sequence ATGACCGACTCGCGCTTTCCATATCTGATCGCCGTGGATGGAGGGGGAACCTCCTGCCGCTTTGCCCTGCTGAAATCAGGAGCGACACCGCCGCAGCAATTGGTGGTGACTGGCGGCAGTGCCAATGTATATACGGCGCCCGATCAGGCGGTTGAGACCCTGAGTGCCGGATTGGCGGATTTGCAGCGGCAGTCAGGTCTGACCGATGAGGTGTTTCATCAGATTCCGGTTTATGCCGGGTTGGCCGGTGTCATTGATGGTGAGTCTGCCGCGCGTGTCGCGGAGGCGCTGCCACAGGCGCATGTCCGGGTGGAGGATGACCGCATGCCCGCAGTGGTTGGCGCATTGGGGGAGGATACCGCCAGTCTGATCGGGGTTGGTACTGGGTCGTTTTTGGGACGTCAGGTGGCGGGTCAGGTCACGCTCATCGGGGGGCATGGTACGGTGCTGGGGGATGAGGCGTCGGGCGGCTGGCTGGGGCGCCGTGCGTTACAGCTGACGTTGCAAGCTGCCGAAGGGATTGAGCCGATGACGCCGCTTCTGCGCAGTTGTTTGCGTGATTTTTCCAATGAGACGGCAAAGATTGTCCGTTTCGCCCAGACCGCGCGGCCGGTGGCCTTTGGCGCCTATGCGCCACGTGTGGCCAAGGCTGCGGTTGAGGGGGATGCGGCAGGGCGGCGGCTGATGGCGGAGGGCGCAGAGTATCTGTGCAACGGGCTGCAGGCGCTGGGGCGCCGGCCTGAGGAACCTGTTTATCATATTGGGGGTGTCGCCGCGCAATACGCCGCCTATCTGCCTGCGGATGTGGCGGATTACCTGCGCGGGGCCGAAGGTTCACCGCTGGACGGTGCGTTGGAGCTGGCACGCCGATTTGCCCGCGAGATCGCGCAGGAGGTGGTATGA